The DNA window TTAGTTGGTGCAGGATCGCTTGGCAGTGCCTTGATGAACCTTTGGGGTCGTTCCGGGTGGGGACGATGGACGGTAATCGATAAGGACCATATTAGACCGCATAATGTGACTAGGCATTCAGCTTACGCTCAACATATTGGCCATTCCAAAGCAATGGTCGTCGCGGAGCTACATGCGGCAGCGATGCATGGCTCCAGCACCCTCACTCCTGTGCACGCTGATGCTGGCAATTTCTCTCAGCCTTCCGTGATGGATGCACTGACTCATGCCCAATTGGTTGTTGATGCATCTACCTCTCTCGAATATCCTCGCAGCGCCAGTCATATTGACGCTATAGGCAGGCACATATCCGTATTCGTTACTCCTAACGGCAACGCGGCTATTTTGCTTGCCGAAGATGAAAAGCGGGGTATTAGGATCAGAAGCATCGAGGCACAGTACTACCGTGCGCTTATTCAGGAAGCTTGGGGCAAGCAGCATCTCGATGGGGCCCATTCGTTTTGGAGTGGTGCTAGCTGTCGAGACATATCCATGGTAATGCCCTACTCCAGAATTGTGAGCTATGCTGGCATATTGGCAGAACAGATCCCGATGATATCGCTTCGCCCTGAAGCCGTTATCCGTATTTGGCAGCGAGATCCACAACATGGGTCGGTAGTGGTGCATGATTACCCTGTGGCATCCGAACACCAGATTAAGTTTGGAGAAACAGATCTTTACATCGATGCTGCAATAGAGCAACAACTTCGAGAGTGGAGATCTGCAAACTTCCCAAATGAGACCGGCGGAGTTCTATTGGGTTACCATGACTTCAACATTTCTGCACTGGTAATCGTTGCAGCCCTACCAGCACCCCCTGACAGCAAATCAAGTCCTCGTTCGTTCGAACGTGGTGTTGAAGGTTTATTACAGGCAGTGCAAGAGGCGTCCCGGCGAACAGCAGGCATCGTTGGTTATGTCGGCGAATGGCATAGTCATCCACCAAGACATTCAGCGTCGCCCAGCACAGACGATTTCGTTCAACTCGTGGATCTCACGCGCAAAATGTCAGAGGATGGGCTTCCTGCTGTACAACTTATAGTGGGTGAGAAGGATGTACAGATACTCCAGGGCACGATGAGAGAATGATTTTGCCATCGAGCATTGCGCTTGCTCTATCAGGCGGCGGCATCCGAGCAATTGGTTTTCATCTTGGCGTGATACGTCTACTCGCAGAACGTTGCTTGCTAGAGCACGTCGAACGAATCTCTACAGTGTCCGGTGGCAGTTTGCTTGTGGGGCTAATACTTCAAGCTAACCAGTATCAATGGCCATCTTCAGATCTCTTTATCGAGTCGGTATACCCAAATCTGCGTAATTCGCTGTGCAATAAAAGCTTTCAGTGGGGAGCCCTCCGGCAGCTCCTAAACCCTGTAAACCTGCCGTTCGTTTTTTCTCGAGCAAATTTATTGGCGTTAGCTATCGAAAAGGAATGGAATATTCGGATTAAGCTATCTGAATTGCCGATTAGACCAGAATGGTCCATCAATGCTACGACAGCTGAGAATGGCAAACGTTTTCGGTTTAAGCGAAGTGATATTGGCGACTATCAGCTAGGCTATGCTTCTGCTGGAGACTTTCATCTTTCGAGCGCGATGGCAGTTTCCGCTGCTTTTCCCGGAGGGTTCGGACCACTACGGTTAGACGCCACGCTCTTTAATTGGCAAAAACGGGAATGGAATTCGCTTAAGGGAACTGAGCAGCCTGTCAATATAGGCTACAAATCTCTGCATCTATACGACGGGGGTGTCTATGATAATCTCGGGTTGGAACCATTTTTTGATGCAGGGCGCAGCAAGGCCAAGCATCCAGGGACTGCTATCATCGTCTCGGATGCCGGACGTCCCTTACCTTCCGGATTCGATTTTTTTTCGCTGAATCCGTTTCGACTTAAGCGTGTCGCCGACATCATGTCAGACCAGTCTCATGCATTACGTGTTCGGACCTTCTCCAACTATCTCCAAGAAAGCCCAGGACGGGGAGCGTTCATATATATTGGGACGCCTATAGAGCCTACATTACCCTGTAAGTCAGCTACATACACCTCGAACTTTCCTACGACATTACGCCGAATTGATCTTACGGAGTTCGATTTGCTGGCCAACCATGGATATCAGGTAGCGAAACTGGCTGAGCAAGCCTATGGCTTATGAGGCTACCCAAAATCGAAAGAGAATTGATGCGGCCTTGTGCAAGCCCTGTGAAGGAAACCCGATGTACTACCTTGCAGGAGACGATGTCCAAACAACCAAACTAAGGACAAGATGGGCAGTGATTCGCACCGTGTCTTCGACGACATTCCTAATCGACTCGTTTTTTCCACCAAACCAGACTGAGGCTGGGACCTTTCTAAGGCCTGTTGGCTCTTCATCTCGCTTAAGAAGAGCAGAAGCTCCAGATTCAACAGGAAGGCTACGTCTCGGCCAACATTGCGCTTCCTTAGCACTGGGACTTAGCTCAAACCACTGTCGGCCGTGCTCGCTCGAACAAATGAGGGCGGCTTCACTATTTGTCAACTGAACCGCTCGCATAGCGGTTGCCGTAATGCTGGTTTCGAACTGTTCCGCTAGCCACCGCACCGTCTCAAACGTCATGGCCCTATTCTGTAGCAGCGGTTGAAATAGATACTGGGGAAGAAGCAATTCAGATGCATAGCGATTCGCCACTCCTTCTCTATCATGTCCATCCCATTTACAAATTAGCTGTTCATTATCACAGACTAGCGCAACCTTGCCGCGATGCTTCAACCAATGTCCCAGTTCATGTGCAGCCGAAAATCTTTTTCTCGATACGGTCGCTCTCTGGTTGACCGTGAGGATTGCACGATCACCATAGCCGATTATCCGTCCCTCACACCCTACAAGTGGTTCGTATGTCACGGTGGCGCCGCAATATTGTGCAATGGCCTCAATATCGATCTCACGGGGAGCAGTCACGCCCAATGCTCTGAGTAGTGCTTGGGGATCGTCAGCAAGCATGATACGCCATCAAGGAAAGAAGAGCCTTGTCAGAATGTAATACGAGCATCATGGAGAAGGAGGTGCTCTTCCTCAATTAGGAGAACAGGAGACCGGCATGAAAAACAAATTGAATTTTATAGTACCGCGTGACCCGTCGCGACGGCAAGCAACAGACCAATTTGCATGAGCGCCGATATACGAGTGCTGCTGTGGCTTTCTAGGACCATAAATGCTGCTGCTGACGGGCGAGCGTAAATTGATTTAGAGTGAAACTTGCTACCTGCGAGGGATGCCATTCCTAGGATTCGACATGGATGTATTGTCGACATGACGTCTCAGATCTTGAAGTTTGTATAAATGCTAGCTCTTCTTGAATTTGAGCAGACCCAAGACGTGTAACTGCCGCAAAAGACTGTCAACGTCTGCTGGCGCCATATCGCTCAATTTATGATACTGGCCGGTTAGCACCGCGGGCTTCAGATAGTGGTGATGATCCAGACACGCCTTGAGGAGCTGTAACTTGTCTTTCATGGAGGTCGGCAATGACAGGGGGATCTGCTTGAGTGAAGTCACTTCTTTTTTGTAAATCTGTCGGGATTTAGCCAATGCTTGGTGACCAGACGCTCCGAGCGCCTGTGCAAATACACTCGTTGCACGCTGACCAAACTGTTCTGGGTCCAAGCCACTTACGCGGATTTCTTCATCCAATTCTTCTTCTGAGAGATTCCTAATTGATTCAGCCTCTAAGTCGAGCAGGCGCTCATACTGAGACCAAACGTCGTTCGTGTTAACTCTTGGCTTCATAACCGTCCTTCCAAATTGCGTTTTCTGATCTTCTTCATGGCGCGCACTATTTGCATATTGTATACGGCGTATTGCCGTTTTTGGATTGCTAACTTACCACAGATATCCGGGCCGCTGACTCCGTCCATTTGAAGCTGAAATATCTTCATACCCATTGACTGCTGGCCCAGAATTTCCGCCATCTGTTCTTTAATCTTGTCCAGAGCGAGCTGACGCTGCTTCAGTTCCAATTGTTCTTCAGGATTGGGGAGGGCAGACGGAAAGTCGTCTGCGGTCTTTGTCCCCATTTCAGAGTCGAGATCGCCCTCATCTTGTGAGTTGAGTGAGGAGAAGAGGAGAGGCTCCTGATACCGTTGACT is part of the Nitrospiraceae bacterium genome and encodes:
- a CDS encoding ImmA/IrrE family metallo-endopeptidase, producing MLADDPQALLRALGVTAPREIDIEAIAQYCGATVTYEPLVGCEGRIIGYGDRAILTVNQRATVSRKRFSAAHELGHWLKHRGKVALVCDNEQLICKWDGHDREGVANRYASELLLPQYLFQPLLQNRAMTFETVRWLAEQFETSITATAMRAVQLTNSEAALICSSEHGRQWFELSPSAKEAQCWPRRSLPVESGASALLKRDEEPTGLRKVPASVWFGGKNESIRNVVEDTVRITAHLVLSLVVWTSSPAR
- a CDS encoding patatin-like phospholipase family protein → MILPSSIALALSGGGIRAIGFHLGVIRLLAERCLLEHVERISTVSGGSLLVGLILQANQYQWPSSDLFIESVYPNLRNSLCNKSFQWGALRQLLNPVNLPFVFSRANLLALAIEKEWNIRIKLSELPIRPEWSINATTAENGKRFRFKRSDIGDYQLGYASAGDFHLSSAMAVSAAFPGGFGPLRLDATLFNWQKREWNSLKGTEQPVNIGYKSLHLYDGGVYDNLGLEPFFDAGRSKAKHPGTAIIVSDAGRPLPSGFDFFSLNPFRLKRVADIMSDQSHALRVRTFSNYLQESPGRGAFIYIGTPIEPTLPCKSATYTSNFPTTLRRIDLTEFDLLANHGYQVAKLAEQAYGL